In Phyllostomus discolor isolate MPI-MPIP mPhyDis1 chromosome 3, mPhyDis1.pri.v3, whole genome shotgun sequence, a single genomic region encodes these proteins:
- the CCL21 gene encoding C-C motif chemokine 21 — protein MARSLALSIFVLILAFCIPWTEGSNGGAQDCCLKVSTRKIPSQLVRSYRKQEPSLDCPIPAILFSLQKPSQPDLCADPKEAWVQQLMKHLDTSPAPQKSAQRSKKGKKDKPRKKKKGSKGRKRTEQTQIPKKP, from the exons ATGGCTCGGTCACTGGCTTTAAGCATCTTTGTCCTGATCCTGGCCTTCTGCATCCCCTGGACCGAAG GCAGTAATGGAGGGGCACAGGACTGTTGCCTCAAGGTCAGCACAAGGAAGATTCCCAGTCAGCTCGTCCGCAGCTACCGGAAGCAGGAGCCAAGCTTGGACTGCCCCATCCCAGCTATTCT GTTCTCACTTCAGAAGCCCTCTCAGCCAGACCTATGTGCAGACCCTAAGGAGGCCTGGGTGCAGCAGCTGATGAAGCATCTGGACACATCACCAGCCCCACAGAAATCAGCCCAGCGCAGTAAGAAGGGTAAGAAGGACAAGcctaggaagaagaaaaagggctCCAAAGGCCGTAagag gACTGAACAGACGCAGATCCCTAAAAAGCCATAG